A single window of Luteipulveratus halotolerans DNA harbors:
- a CDS encoding pyridoxal phosphate-dependent aminotransferase, with amino-acid sequence MRQIRQSDKLKNVRYDVRGPILVEAQRLEAEGHRVLKLNIGNPAPFGFEAPEAIVADVTHHLAESQGYSDSRGIYSARTAVAQYYQGRGLRDTAVEDIFIGNGVSELISMVLQAFVDDGNEILVPAPDYPLWTGAVSLSGGKPVHYLCDEDNGWQPDLEDIESKITDATQAIVIINPNNPTGAVYSEQLVRDLVDIARRHDLVVFSDEIYEKIIFEDLQHHHTAAFTGDDVLCLTFSGLSKAYRVCGYRAGWLMISGPQHLATDFLEGLTLLANMRMCANVPAQHAIQTALGGYQSIDDLIVPGGRFYEQSMTAYKLLNDIPGVSCVRPQGALYCFPRLDPEVYPIDDDEAFVMGLLRSKKLLVTHGTGFNWPEPDHFRLVTLPDVEMLTEAIGRIAEHLETLRG; translated from the coding sequence GTGCGACAGATCCGACAGTCCGACAAGCTGAAGAACGTCCGGTACGACGTGCGTGGGCCGATCCTGGTCGAGGCCCAGCGTCTGGAGGCAGAGGGCCATCGTGTCCTCAAGCTCAACATCGGCAACCCCGCGCCGTTCGGCTTCGAGGCCCCCGAGGCGATCGTGGCCGACGTGACGCACCACCTCGCCGAGTCGCAGGGCTACTCCGACTCCCGCGGCATCTACTCCGCCCGGACCGCAGTCGCCCAGTACTACCAGGGCCGAGGTCTGCGCGACACGGCCGTCGAGGACATCTTCATCGGCAACGGGGTCTCCGAGCTGATCTCGATGGTGCTGCAGGCGTTCGTCGACGACGGCAACGAGATCCTCGTCCCTGCACCGGACTACCCGCTGTGGACGGGCGCGGTCTCGCTCTCGGGCGGCAAGCCGGTGCACTACCTGTGCGACGAGGACAACGGCTGGCAGCCGGACCTGGAGGACATCGAGTCCAAGATCACCGACGCCACCCAGGCGATCGTGATCATCAACCCCAACAACCCGACGGGTGCGGTCTACTCCGAGCAGCTCGTGCGCGACCTGGTCGACATCGCGCGCCGCCACGACCTGGTCGTCTTCAGTGACGAGATCTACGAGAAGATCATCTTCGAAGACCTGCAGCACCATCACACGGCGGCGTTCACCGGCGACGACGTGCTGTGCCTGACCTTCAGCGGTCTGTCCAAGGCCTACCGGGTCTGCGGCTATCGCGCCGGCTGGCTGATGATCTCCGGCCCCCAGCACCTCGCGACCGACTTCCTCGAGGGCCTCACGCTGCTGGCCAACATGCGCATGTGCGCCAACGTCCCGGCTCAGCACGCCATCCAGACCGCGCTCGGTGGGTACCAGTCGATCGACGACCTCATCGTCCCGGGCGGTCGGTTCTACGAGCAGAGCATGACCGCGTACAAGCTCCTCAACGACATCCCGGGCGTCAGCTGTGTCCGGCCGCAGGGCGCGCTCTACTGCTTCCCGCGACTGGACCCGGAGGTCTACCCGATCGACGACGACGAGGCGTTCGTGATGGGTCTGCTGCGGTCCAAGAAGCTCCTGGTCACGCACGGCACAGGGTTCAACTGGCCCGAGCCTGATCACTTCAGGCTGGTCACGCTGCCCGATGTGGAGATGCTCACCGAGGCCATCGGTCGCATCGCCGAGCACCTCGAGACGCTGCGCGGCTGA
- the gcvP gene encoding aminomethyl-transferring glycine dehydrogenase: MTHAPQHEPDFVSRHIGPSGDDVTAMLKTVGQGSLEALIDQAVPSLIRTPARLDLAAAESEPAVIAELRDKASRNTVLTSMIGLGYYGTHTPPVVRRNILENPAWYTAYTPYQPEISQGRLEALLNFQTVVSDLTGLTTAGASLLDESTAVAEAMTLMRRGSKAAKDAVLLLDDQLLPQSAAVTRTRAVPLGIEVVEADLRSVTDEASLRAAAGDRDVFGVVVQYPGADGAIHDWSALAQAAHGAGALVTAAADLLALTLLTAPAAWGADIAVGTTQRFGVPMGFGGPHAGYMSVRAGLERTMPGRLVGVSVDADGAPAYRLALQTREQHIRREKATSNICTAQVLLAVMASMYAVWHGPDGLARIARATHAKAVGLADSLHSAGVETTAEHFFDTLTAVVPGRADAVVEAALEHGVNIWRVDADHVSLSVDETTTADDLHRVAAAFGVNTPVPGDGEPTWPTELRRTDEFLTHPVFHSHRSETAMLRYLRTLSDRDYALDRGMIPLGSCTMKLNATTEMEAVTWPEFANLHPFAPADQTVGIRELITDLEQWLCDITGYDSVSLQPNAGSQGELAGLLAIHAYHQANGEAGRNICLIPASAHGTNAASAVMAGLKVVVVKTAPTGEVDMDDLKQKIKEHGESLAAIMVTYPSTHGVFEDTITELCSLVHEAGGQVYVDGANLNALVGIAQPGEFGGDVSHLNLHKTFCIPHGGGGPGVGPVAVRSHLAPYLPNHPFSDEAGPQTGVGPISGAPFGSASILPISWAYVRLMGGAGLTRATETAILSANYVAARLRESYPVLYAGENGLVAHECILDLRGLTKESGVTVDDVAKRLIDYGFHAPTMSFPVAGTLMVEPTESEDLGELDRFCDAMIAIRGEIQQVIDGQVEVADSVLRHAPHTAVSLTTEWEHAYTRAEAAYPAGVDPLRKYWAPVRRIDGAFGDRNLVCSCPSPEAFED; this comes from the coding sequence ATGACTCACGCGCCGCAGCACGAGCCCGACTTCGTCAGCCGCCACATCGGTCCGTCCGGGGACGATGTGACCGCGATGCTCAAGACCGTCGGACAGGGCAGCCTCGAAGCCCTGATCGACCAGGCCGTCCCGAGCCTGATCCGGACGCCGGCGCGGCTGGACCTCGCCGCCGCCGAGTCCGAGCCCGCCGTGATCGCCGAGCTGCGCGACAAGGCCTCGCGCAACACGGTCCTCACCTCGATGATCGGCCTCGGCTACTACGGCACGCACACGCCTCCGGTCGTGCGCCGCAACATCCTGGAGAACCCCGCCTGGTACACCGCCTACACGCCGTACCAGCCCGAGATCTCCCAGGGCCGCCTCGAGGCGCTGCTCAACTTCCAGACCGTGGTCAGCGACCTGACCGGTCTCACCACCGCGGGCGCCTCGTTGCTCGACGAGTCCACGGCCGTCGCCGAGGCGATGACCCTGATGCGGCGGGGGAGCAAGGCCGCCAAGGACGCCGTTCTCCTCCTCGACGACCAGCTGCTGCCGCAGTCCGCCGCGGTCACCCGCACCCGCGCGGTGCCGCTCGGCATCGAGGTCGTCGAGGCCGACCTGCGTTCGGTCACCGACGAGGCGTCGCTGCGCGCTGCGGCCGGCGACCGCGACGTGTTCGGCGTGGTCGTGCAGTACCCCGGCGCGGACGGCGCGATCCACGACTGGAGCGCGCTTGCCCAGGCGGCCCACGGCGCGGGTGCCCTCGTCACCGCTGCCGCCGACCTGCTGGCTCTCACCCTGCTGACCGCACCTGCGGCCTGGGGCGCTGACATCGCGGTCGGCACCACGCAGCGCTTCGGCGTACCGATGGGCTTTGGCGGTCCGCACGCGGGCTACATGAGCGTCCGCGCCGGGCTCGAGCGCACCATGCCCGGCCGGCTCGTCGGCGTGAGCGTCGATGCCGACGGCGCACCGGCGTACCGCCTCGCCCTGCAGACCCGCGAGCAGCACATCCGGCGCGAGAAGGCCACGTCCAACATCTGCACCGCGCAGGTGCTGCTGGCCGTCATGGCGTCGATGTACGCCGTCTGGCACGGCCCCGACGGCCTCGCCCGGATCGCCCGCGCGACCCACGCCAAGGCGGTCGGGCTGGCCGACTCGCTGCACAGCGCAGGCGTCGAGACCACGGCCGAGCACTTCTTCGACACCCTCACCGCTGTGGTGCCCGGCCGCGCGGACGCCGTCGTGGAGGCGGCACTCGAGCACGGCGTCAACATCTGGCGGGTCGACGCCGACCACGTGTCGCTGAGCGTCGACGAGACGACGACCGCCGATGACCTGCACCGCGTCGCCGCCGCCTTCGGCGTCAACACCCCAGTTCCCGGCGACGGCGAGCCGACCTGGCCCACGGAGCTGCGTCGTACGGACGAGTTCCTCACGCACCCGGTGTTCCACAGCCACCGCAGCGAGACGGCGATGCTGCGCTACCTGCGGACGCTGTCCGACCGTGACTACGCGCTCGACCGCGGCATGATCCCGCTCGGCTCGTGCACCATGAAGCTCAACGCCACGACCGAGATGGAGGCCGTCACCTGGCCGGAGTTCGCGAACCTGCACCCGTTCGCGCCCGCCGACCAGACCGTCGGGATCCGTGAGCTCATCACCGACCTGGAGCAGTGGCTGTGTGACATCACCGGCTACGACTCGGTCTCGCTGCAGCCCAACGCCGGGTCCCAGGGCGAGCTCGCCGGACTGCTCGCCATCCACGCCTACCACCAGGCCAACGGCGAGGCCGGTCGCAACATCTGCCTGATCCCCGCGTCGGCGCACGGCACCAACGCGGCGAGCGCCGTCATGGCCGGCCTCAAGGTCGTCGTCGTCAAGACCGCCCCCACGGGCGAGGTCGACATGGACGACCTCAAGCAGAAGATCAAGGAGCACGGCGAGAGCCTGGCCGCGATCATGGTCACCTATCCGTCGACGCACGGCGTGTTCGAGGACACCATCACCGAGCTGTGCTCGCTGGTGCACGAGGCCGGTGGCCAGGTCTACGTCGACGGCGCCAACCTCAACGCGCTCGTCGGGATCGCCCAGCCGGGCGAGTTCGGGGGCGACGTCTCGCACCTCAACCTGCACAAGACGTTCTGCATCCCGCACGGCGGCGGCGGCCCCGGCGTCGGACCGGTCGCGGTGCGCTCGCACCTCGCTCCCTACCTGCCCAACCACCCGTTCTCCGACGAGGCCGGACCGCAGACCGGCGTGGGTCCGATCTCGGGGGCTCCGTTCGGCTCGGCGTCGATCCTGCCGATCTCGTGGGCGTACGTCCGTCTCATGGGTGGCGCAGGTCTGACCCGGGCGACCGAGACCGCGATCCTGTCGGCCAACTACGTCGCCGCACGCCTGCGCGAGAGCTACCCGGTGCTGTACGCCGGTGAGAACGGCCTGGTCGCGCACGAGTGCATCCTGGACCTGCGCGGTCTCACCAAGGAGTCGGGCGTCACGGTGGATGACGTCGCCAAGCGCCTCATCGACTACGGCTTCCACGCGCCGACGATGTCGTTCCCGGTCGCCGGCACGCTCATGGTCGAGCCGACCGAGAGCGAGGACCTCGGCGAGCTCGACCGTTTCTGCGACGCGATGATCGCGATCCGCGGTGAGATCCAGCAGGTCATCGACGGCCAGGTCGAGGTGGCCGACAGCGTGCTGCGTCACGCGCCGCACACCGCCGTGTCGTTGACGACCGAGTGGGAGCACGCCTACACGCGGGCCGAGGCGGCGTACCCCGCCGGGGTCGACCCGCTGCGCAAGTACTGGGCGCCCGTGCGACGCATCGACGGAGCGTTCGGTGACCGCAACCTGGTCTGCTCCTGCCCCTCACCTGAGGCGTTCGAGGACTGA
- a CDS encoding MerR family transcriptional regulator: MRSTESAAPAPLQEALFTEVLPEQMTDSVGYRGPAACRAAGVSYRQLDYWARTGLLEPSVRNPSGSGHQRLYSFRDILVLKVIKRLLDTGVSLQQIRIAVSALRDRGVSDLAGITLMSDGATVYECTSDDQVIDLMRGGQGVFGIAVGSVWREVEGSLAELPSERPEDDTPAAHPGDELRARREQRNVG, translated from the coding sequence GTGCGGTCGACCGAGTCGGCGGCCCCGGCACCGTTGCAGGAGGCGCTCTTCACCGAGGTCCTCCCTGAGCAGATGACCGACTCCGTCGGTTACCGCGGTCCGGCCGCCTGCCGCGCAGCGGGCGTCTCCTACCGTCAGCTCGACTACTGGGCCCGCACCGGCCTGCTCGAGCCGTCCGTACGCAACCCGTCCGGATCCGGTCACCAGCGCCTCTACAGCTTCCGCGACATCCTGGTCCTGAAGGTCATCAAGCGACTGCTCGACACCGGCGTCTCCCTTCAGCAGATCCGCATCGCGGTCTCTGCTCTGCGTGATCGCGGTGTCTCCGACCTCGCGGGCATCACGCTCATGTCCGATGGTGCGACGGTCTACGAGTGCACCTCTGACGACCAGGTCATCGACCTGATGCGCGGGGGTCAGGGCGTCTTCGGCATCGCCGTGGGCTCCGTCTGGCGCGAGGTGGAGGGCAGCCTCGCCGAGCTCCCGAGCGAACGCCCCGAGGACGACACCCCCGCTGCCCATCCCGGTGACGAGCTGCGCGCCCGGCGAGAGCAGCGCAACGTCGGCTGA
- a CDS encoding bifunctional nuclease family protein: MKEVDVMGVRVEMPTNNPIVLLRERDGERHVPIWIGAPEATAIAYAQQGVTPPRPLTHDLLIDVLAGLGHGLTEVHITKMEEQVFYAELVIDGSTRISSRSSDAIALALRSQVPILVDERVLDEVGVVVPVEEEDEVERFREFLDQVSAEDFEAPPGEGDSRGV, translated from the coding sequence GTGAAAGAGGTCGACGTGATGGGCGTCCGGGTCGAGATGCCGACCAACAACCCGATCGTGCTCCTGCGTGAGCGCGACGGAGAACGGCACGTCCCGATCTGGATCGGTGCGCCCGAGGCGACGGCGATCGCGTACGCCCAGCAGGGCGTGACGCCGCCGCGACCGCTCACGCACGACCTCCTGATCGATGTGCTCGCCGGGCTCGGGCACGGGCTCACCGAGGTGCACATCACCAAGATGGAGGAGCAGGTGTTCTACGCCGAGCTGGTCATCGACGGCTCGACGCGCATCAGCTCGCGTTCATCCGATGCGATCGCGCTCGCCCTGCGGTCCCAGGTCCCGATCCTGGTCGACGAGCGAGTCCTCGACGAGGTCGGCGTGGTCGTCCCCGTCGAGGAGGAGGACGAGGTCGAACGGTTTCGCGAGTTCCTCGACCAGGTCTCGGCCGAGGACTTCGAGGCACCGCCCGGCGAAGGTGACTCTCGCGGCGTCTAA
- the ftsR gene encoding transcriptional regulator FtsR, whose amino-acid sequence MTADGGRGLTIGAVLTRLQEDFPDLTVSKVRFLDTEGLVSPQRRESGYREYSERDIERLRFVLTAQRDRFWPLKVIREALDAYDRGLTPETGPGSDGLPVPPAPVDDPDLPTAAELQEQVRDVRLTRAELAQGSGLSPAAVTELETFHLIAPGGDGHYDQSALRVARAAHALSAYGVSGRHLRAFRLAADREIGLVQQATGTDAEARAEVLAQCLALHVALVRAGLREL is encoded by the coding sequence GTGACCGCCGACGGCGGGCGCGGTCTGACGATCGGCGCTGTGCTGACCCGGCTCCAGGAGGACTTTCCCGACCTCACGGTCTCCAAGGTGCGCTTCCTCGACACCGAGGGGCTCGTCTCACCGCAACGCCGTGAGTCCGGCTACCGCGAGTACTCCGAGCGGGACATCGAGCGACTGCGGTTCGTCCTGACCGCACAACGCGACCGGTTCTGGCCGCTGAAGGTCATCCGCGAGGCCCTCGACGCGTACGACCGCGGCCTCACCCCGGAGACCGGCCCGGGATCGGACGGGCTGCCGGTCCCACCTGCGCCCGTCGACGACCCGGACCTGCCGACCGCGGCGGAGCTGCAGGAGCAGGTGCGTGACGTGCGGCTGACGCGCGCCGAGCTCGCGCAGGGCAGCGGCCTGAGCCCTGCGGCGGTGACCGAGCTGGAGACGTTCCATCTCATCGCCCCCGGCGGCGACGGGCACTACGACCAGAGCGCGCTGCGTGTCGCGCGTGCAGCACACGCGCTGTCGGCGTACGGGGTCAGCGGTCGTCACTTGCGCGCTTTCCGGCTGGCGGCCGATCGTGAGATCGGACTGGTTCAGCAGGCCACCGGCACCGACGCCGAGGCGCGTGCCGAGGTCCTGGCCCAGTGCCTCGCCCTGCACGTCGCGCTCGTACGAGCAGGTCTGCGCGAGCTGTGA
- a CDS encoding FHA domain-containing protein, which produces MSDQDRGAQTGGASEGRDDQVNAASPQGSYADDATTAKLPAFTEPSAPEFVPDGETRLSNTDQATVEALRPGTALLIALRGPNTGARFLLDSDEVSTGRHPDSDIFLDDVTVSRRHAVFRRTARGYEVQDVGSLNGTYVNMQLVDSAPLRTGDEVMVGKFRLVYYGSSQPAS; this is translated from the coding sequence ATGTCCGACCAGGACCGGGGCGCGCAGACGGGCGGCGCCTCCGAGGGGCGCGATGACCAGGTCAACGCCGCGAGCCCTCAGGGCAGCTACGCCGACGACGCGACGACGGCCAAGCTCCCCGCCTTCACCGAACCGAGCGCGCCTGAGTTCGTGCCCGACGGTGAGACGCGCCTGTCCAACACCGACCAGGCCACGGTCGAGGCGCTCCGCCCCGGCACCGCGCTCCTGATCGCGCTGCGCGGCCCCAACACGGGCGCCCGCTTCCTGCTGGACTCCGACGAGGTGAGCACCGGCCGCCACCCCGACAGCGACATCTTCCTCGACGACGTGACGGTGTCGCGCCGTCACGCCGTGTTCCGTCGCACGGCCCGGGGCTATGAGGTCCAGGACGTCGGCTCCCTCAACGGCACCTACGTCAACATGCAGCTCGTCGACTCCGCACCGTTGCGGACGGGCGACGAGGTCATGGTCGGCAAGTTCCGACTCGTCTACTACGGCAGCTCTCAGCCCGCCTCGTGA